In the genome of Streptomyces collinus, one region contains:
- a CDS encoding LLM class flavin-dependent oxidoreductase: MTSLGAVFRPQLAPERLRSVARLADDAGLEELWLWEDCFREGGISTAAAALAWTERVRVGVGLLPVPLRNVAITAMEAASLHRMFPGRAILGVGHGVQDWMGQVGARVESPVTLLREHLLALRALLGGERVTVDGRYVKLDDVALDWPPEGPHGGVLAGATGPRSLRLTGEAADGTILTASTNAEGVRRARQLVEEGRAAAGRGTGPHPLVVYLLTATGPDAAARLRAELTAEGDEAVPDLGVAGDAGAVAKAVERLVEAGADSVVLQPTADEPDPEGFVRFAAEEVRPLVPMPR, from the coding sequence ATGACCTCACTAGGCGCAGTCTTCCGCCCCCAACTGGCCCCCGAGCGACTCCGATCAGTGGCCCGGCTGGCCGATGACGCCGGCCTCGAAGAGCTCTGGCTCTGGGAGGACTGTTTCAGAGAGGGCGGGATCTCCACCGCCGCAGCCGCCCTCGCGTGGACCGAGCGCGTGCGCGTCGGGGTCGGGCTGTTGCCCGTGCCCCTGCGGAACGTCGCCATCACGGCCATGGAGGCCGCCTCGCTGCACCGGATGTTCCCGGGGCGCGCGATCCTCGGCGTGGGACACGGCGTGCAGGACTGGATGGGACAGGTCGGTGCCCGGGTCGAGTCGCCGGTCACGCTGCTGCGGGAGCATCTCCTCGCGCTCAGGGCTCTGCTGGGCGGTGAGCGGGTCACCGTCGACGGGCGGTACGTCAAGCTCGACGACGTCGCCCTGGACTGGCCGCCGGAGGGCCCGCACGGCGGGGTGCTGGCCGGGGCCACCGGGCCGCGGTCCCTGCGGCTCACCGGAGAGGCCGCCGACGGGACCATCCTCACCGCCTCCACGAACGCCGAGGGCGTACGCAGGGCGCGGCAGCTCGTCGAGGAGGGCCGCGCCGCGGCGGGCCGGGGGACAGGACCCCACCCCCTGGTCGTCTATCTCCTCACCGCCACCGGGCCCGACGCCGCCGCCCGGCTGCGCGCGGAGCTCACCGCCGAGGGGGACGAAGCCGTTCCGGACCTCGGGGTCGCCGGGGATGCCGGGGCCGTCGCCAAGGCCGTCGAGCGGCTGGTGGAGGCCGGGGCCGACAGCGTCGTCCTGCAGCCGACGGCGGACGAGCCCGACCCGGAGGGGTTCGTGCGGTTCGCCGCCGAGGAAGTGCGGCCCCTGGTTCCCATGCCACGGTGA
- a CDS encoding class I SAM-dependent methyltransferase, whose amino-acid sequence MTSLPHPGPPHPTTFEDLVAEGASVPTDGWDFSWFEGRATEARPSWGYAVSMAERLGRASAVLDVQTGGGEVLDFALSRVAEETTSRPATGSAAETGSKSEPQSGTDTPAPKPPLLTVATEGWPPNVAKATALLRPRGVAVVAAAEDDPLPFADGAFDLVVSRHPVRPHWAEIARVLRPGGTYFAQHIGPNSVFELVEYFLGPQPDGVRSARHPDRERADAEAAGLDGVGLRAERLRVEFHDIGAVVHFLRKVVWMVPGFTVEAYEPRLLELHERIRADGPFVAHSTRHLFDARKPG is encoded by the coding sequence GTGACGTCCCTGCCCCACCCCGGGCCTCCGCACCCCACCACCTTCGAAGACCTCGTGGCCGAAGGCGCCTCCGTCCCCACGGACGGCTGGGACTTCTCCTGGTTCGAAGGGCGGGCGACGGAGGCACGCCCCTCCTGGGGGTACGCCGTCTCGATGGCCGAGCGGCTGGGCAGGGCGAGCGCCGTGCTCGATGTGCAGACCGGGGGCGGCGAGGTGCTGGACTTCGCCCTCTCCCGGGTCGCCGAGGAGACCACAAGCAGGCCCGCCACCGGTTCCGCCGCCGAGACCGGCAGCAAGTCCGAACCACAGTCCGGCACCGACACCCCCGCCCCGAAGCCGCCCCTCCTCACCGTCGCCACCGAAGGCTGGCCCCCCAACGTCGCCAAAGCGACCGCCCTGCTCCGTCCGCGCGGCGTCGCGGTCGTCGCCGCTGCGGAGGACGATCCGCTGCCCTTCGCCGACGGCGCCTTCGACCTGGTCGTCAGCCGGCATCCCGTCCGCCCGCACTGGGCGGAGATCGCCCGCGTCCTCCGGCCCGGCGGGACGTATTTCGCCCAGCACATCGGCCCGAACAGCGTCTTCGAACTCGTCGAGTACTTCCTCGGACCCCAGCCGGACGGCGTGCGCAGTGCCCGCCACCCCGACCGTGAGCGTGCCGACGCCGAGGCCGCCGGGCTCGACGGCGTCGGGCTGCGGGCGGAGCGGCTGCGCGTGGAGTTCCACGACATCGGCGCGGTCGTGCACTTCCTGCGCAAGGTGGTCTGGATGGTCCCCGGCTTCACCGTCGAGGCGTACGAGCCGCGGCTGCTGGAGCTGCATGAGCGCATCCGGGCCGATGGCCCCTTCGTCGCCCACAGCACCCGCCACCTCTTCGACGCGCGCAAGCCGGGCTGA
- a CDS encoding winged helix DNA-binding domain-containing protein: protein MTTNVSITWDAAGARRAERQFLAGPAGTGVPLAEVAGAMLGVHAQVLSAAELSLGMRTDGVTRADVRSALWGDRSLVKTYGPRGTVHLLPAGELPLFAAALTAVPAGPSPFPPDVRLTEEQAAQVVTAIGEALDGRFLTLDELSEEVVARTGPWAGARVMPAFQDLWPRWRQVMHRAGWAGTLCFGPDRGRKATYTRPATGNRKVGDGDGDALSVFVRRYLRAYGPATPAHFARWLAAPPGWATALFGELAAAGRIEEVRFEGTPAWVVAGDTDFPDGPARGVRLLPYFDAYVIAGQPRERLFPGAAYRRALAGGQAGNYPVLLVDGVVAGVWHQRRRGRRTTVTVEPLAPLTARQERELGEQVERVGEVLEATAELVVGEVTVGPHA, encoded by the coding sequence ATGACGACGAACGTGAGCATCACGTGGGACGCGGCCGGCGCACGCCGGGCGGAGCGGCAGTTCCTGGCCGGGCCTGCCGGGACCGGCGTGCCGCTCGCCGAGGTGGCCGGCGCGATGCTGGGCGTGCACGCCCAGGTGCTCTCCGCGGCCGAGCTGTCGCTGGGGATGCGGACGGACGGGGTGACACGGGCGGACGTACGGTCCGCGCTCTGGGGCGACCGGTCCCTGGTCAAGACGTACGGCCCGCGCGGCACGGTCCATCTCCTCCCGGCCGGTGAGCTCCCCCTCTTCGCCGCCGCATTGACGGCGGTCCCGGCCGGCCCGAGCCCGTTCCCGCCCGACGTGCGGCTCACCGAGGAGCAGGCCGCCCAGGTCGTGACGGCGATCGGCGAAGCGCTCGACGGCAGGTTCCTGACGCTCGACGAGCTGTCCGAGGAGGTCGTCGCCCGGACGGGGCCCTGGGCCGGTGCCCGCGTGATGCCGGCGTTCCAGGACCTGTGGCCGCGCTGGCGCCAGGTGATGCACCGGGCCGGCTGGGCGGGCACGCTGTGCTTCGGCCCCGACCGCGGCCGCAAGGCGACGTACACGCGCCCCGCCACGGGGAACCGGAAGGTGGGCGACGGGGACGGTGATGCCTTGTCCGTCTTCGTCCGCCGCTATCTGCGCGCGTACGGCCCGGCGACCCCGGCGCACTTCGCACGGTGGCTGGCGGCGCCGCCCGGCTGGGCCACGGCCCTGTTCGGCGAACTGGCCGCGGCGGGCCGCATCGAGGAGGTCCGCTTCGAGGGAACACCGGCGTGGGTGGTGGCGGGCGACACCGATTTCCCGGACGGCCCGGCGCGGGGAGTCCGCCTGCTCCCCTACTTCGACGCGTACGTCATCGCCGGGCAGCCACGCGAACGGCTGTTCCCCGGGGCGGCGTACCGGCGCGCCCTCGCGGGCGGCCAGGCGGGCAACTATCCGGTGCTGCTCGTCGACGGAGTGGTGGCGGGGGTCTGGCACCAGCGGCGCCGGGGCCGTCGTACGACCGTCACGGTCGAGCCGCTCGCCCCGCTGACGGCACGGCAGGAACGGGAGCTGGGCGAGCAGGTTGAGCGCGTGGGTGAGGTACTGGAGGCGACGGCCGAGCTGGTGGTGGGAGAGGTGACGGTGGGCCCGCACGCGTGA
- a CDS encoding isoprenyl transferase: MNLRDKLRGLLVRLYARRVEGHLDHAQVPKHIGVIMDGNRRWAKAAGSSTVDGHRAGAGKIEEFLGWCTETDVEVVTLWLLSTDNFDRPQEELVPLLGIIEDVVRTLAADGRWRVHHVGTPDLLPSGMQTVLKEAEETTAHVDGIVVNVAIGYGGRQEIADAVRSMLLDAKDRGTSMEELADAVDTDMIGRHLYTSDQPDPDLVIRTSGEQRLSGFMLWQTAHSEYYFCDVFWPAFRKVDFLRAMRDYAVRHRRYGG; this comes from the coding sequence GTGAACCTGCGCGACAAGCTGCGCGGCCTGCTGGTCAGGCTGTACGCACGCCGGGTGGAAGGTCACCTGGACCACGCTCAGGTGCCCAAGCACATCGGCGTCATCATGGACGGCAACCGGCGCTGGGCGAAGGCCGCCGGATCCAGCACCGTCGACGGCCATCGGGCCGGTGCCGGGAAGATCGAGGAGTTCCTCGGCTGGTGCACCGAGACCGATGTCGAGGTCGTCACCCTCTGGCTGCTGTCCACGGACAACTTCGACCGGCCGCAGGAGGAACTCGTCCCCCTGCTCGGCATCATCGAGGACGTCGTGCGCACCCTGGCCGCCGACGGCCGCTGGCGCGTGCACCACGTGGGCACGCCCGACCTGCTGCCCTCGGGGATGCAGACGGTCCTCAAGGAGGCCGAGGAGACCACCGCGCACGTCGACGGCATAGTGGTCAACGTCGCCATCGGTTACGGCGGCCGGCAGGAGATCGCCGACGCCGTCCGCTCGATGCTGCTCGACGCCAAGGACCGGGGCACCTCGATGGAGGAGCTCGCCGACGCCGTCGACACCGACATGATCGGGCGTCACCTCTACACCAGCGACCAGCCCGACCCCGATCTGGTGATCCGCACCAGCGGCGAGCAGCGGCTGTCCGGATTCATGCTCTGGCAGACCGCCCACTCCGAGTACTACTTCTGTGACGTGTTCTGGCCGGCGTTCCGCAAGGTCGACTTCCTGCGTGCCATGCGCGACTACGCCGTCCGCCACCGGCGCTACGGCGGCTGA
- a CDS encoding PhoH family protein, protein MVTSTKRHKPDRRTYVLDTSVLLADPNALNRFDEHEVVLPIVVVTELEAKRHHPELGYFARQALRLLDEFRVRHGRLDAPIPIGDLGGTVRVELNHSDPSVLPSGYRLGDNDSRILAVARNLQAEGFDVTVVSKDLPLRIKASSVGLLAEEYRAELAITDSSGWTGMSELTLPGEQVDILFEEGHVYVPEAAALPVHTGLMIQSERGKALGRVTPEGNIRVVRGDREVFGIKGRSAEQRIALDLLLDPDVGIVSMGGRAGTGKSALALCAGLEAVLERRQHQKVMVFRPLYAVGGQELGYLPGSEAEKMSPWAQAVFDTLSAVTSREVIEEVTARGMLEVLPLTHIRGRSLHDAFVIVDEAQSLERNVLLTVLSRIGANSRVVLTHDVAQRDNLRVGRYDGVVAVVEKLKGHPLFAHVTLTRSERSQIAALVTEMLEDGHI, encoded by the coding sequence GTGGTGACCAGCACAAAGCGCCACAAGCCCGACCGGCGCACCTATGTTCTCGACACCAGCGTCCTGCTGGCCGACCCGAACGCCCTGAACCGCTTCGACGAGCACGAGGTCGTGCTCCCCATCGTCGTGGTCACGGAGCTGGAGGCCAAGCGGCACCATCCCGAACTCGGCTACTTCGCCCGGCAGGCCCTGCGTCTGCTCGACGAGTTCCGGGTGAGGCACGGTCGCCTCGATGCCCCCATCCCTATCGGGGATCTGGGCGGGACCGTCCGTGTCGAGCTCAACCACTCGGACCCCAGCGTGCTGCCCAGCGGCTACCGCCTGGGGGACAACGACTCCCGCATCCTCGCGGTCGCCCGCAACCTGCAGGCCGAGGGTTTCGACGTCACCGTCGTGTCCAAGGACCTCCCGCTCAGGATCAAGGCGTCCTCCGTCGGACTCCTCGCCGAGGAGTACCGCGCGGAGCTCGCCATCACGGACTCCTCCGGCTGGACCGGAATGTCCGAACTGACCCTGCCCGGCGAGCAGGTGGACATCCTCTTCGAGGAGGGGCACGTCTACGTCCCCGAGGCCGCCGCACTCCCGGTGCACACGGGCCTGATGATCCAGTCGGAGCGCGGCAAGGCGCTCGGGCGGGTCACGCCCGAGGGCAACATCCGTGTCGTGCGCGGGGATCGAGAGGTGTTCGGCATCAAGGGCCGCAGTGCCGAGCAGCGCATCGCGCTGGATCTGCTGCTCGACCCGGACGTGGGGATCGTGTCGATGGGCGGCCGGGCCGGCACCGGCAAGTCGGCGCTGGCGCTGTGCGCGGGGCTGGAGGCGGTCCTGGAGCGCCGTCAGCACCAGAAGGTGATGGTCTTCCGTCCGCTGTACGCGGTGGGCGGGCAGGAGCTGGGCTATCTGCCGGGTTCCGAGGCCGAGAAGATGAGCCCCTGGGCGCAGGCGGTGTTCGACACGCTGTCGGCGGTCACCTCCCGCGAGGTCATCGAGGAGGTCACCGCGCGCGGGATGCTGGAGGTCCTGCCGCTCACCCACATCCGCGGCCGCTCGCTGCACGACGCGTTCGTGATCGTGGACGAGGCCCAGTCGCTGGAACGGAACGTACTTCTTACCGTTCTGTCCCGGATCGGGGCCAATTCACGGGTGGTTCTCACCCATGACGTGGCCCAGCGGGACAACCTCCGGGTCGGCCGGTACGACGGCGTCGTCGCCGTCGTGGAGAAGCTGAAGGGGCATCCGCTCTTCGCGCACGTGACCCTGACGCGGTCCGAGAGGTCCCAGATCGCAGCCCTTGTGACCGAAATGCTCGAAGACGGGCACATCTGA
- a CDS encoding transglycosylase SLT domain-containing protein: MSRISVRGFAVASATAVTAVGSVVGVASGSTAQNNDAEATASGATLLADIPAGQQAQVQTASLTQQADAQAIQADASAKKDAEEAARKAAAETAIAKKEAAEKAAKEAKERAEAKEAAASRSKDISDFPVATSYSIAQLQAMARQIVPSGQFQCFSNIVDHESDWNYKAVNPSSGAYGMFQALPGSKMSSVGADWRTNPATQIKWGLNYMNDRYGSPCEAWSFWQANNWY; the protein is encoded by the coding sequence GTGAGCCGGATCTCGGTCCGGGGATTCGCAGTGGCTTCGGCCACGGCGGTCACCGCTGTCGGAAGCGTCGTCGGCGTTGCCTCGGGCAGCACCGCGCAGAACAACGACGCCGAAGCGACGGCAAGCGGCGCGACGCTGCTCGCGGACATCCCCGCGGGCCAGCAGGCCCAGGTGCAGACCGCGTCGCTGACGCAACAGGCCGACGCACAGGCCATTCAGGCGGACGCGAGCGCGAAGAAGGACGCCGAGGAGGCCGCCCGCAAGGCCGCCGCCGAGACGGCCATCGCGAAGAAGGAAGCCGCCGAGAAGGCGGCCAAGGAGGCCAAGGAGCGCGCGGAGGCCAAGGAAGCCGCCGCCAGCCGCTCCAAGGACATCTCCGACTTCCCCGTCGCGACCTCCTACAGCATCGCGCAGCTCCAGGCGATGGCACGGCAGATCGTGCCGTCCGGCCAGTTCCAGTGCTTCAGCAACATCGTGGACCACGAGTCCGACTGGAACTACAAGGCGGTCAACCCCTCCTCCGGGGCCTACGGCATGTTCCAGGCGCTGCCCGGTTCCAAGATGTCGTCCGTCGGCGCCGACTGGCGGACCAACCCGGCCACCCAGATCAAGTGGGGCCTGAACTACATGAACGACCGCTACGGCAGCCCCTGTGAGGCCTGGTCGTTCTGGCAGGCCAACAACTGGTACTGA
- a CDS encoding AI-2E family transporter, translating into MSRVPGWLGRVGAGLTEISERYNERRAEAEREQDDPDPGTLADDHVPAPPDYAPDVAARPDPALAVPWGVRVAAEAGWRLLVLAGTLWVLMRVISAVQLVVLSFVIALLITAILQPTVARLRRHGVPRGPATALTAMFGFIVIGLIGWFVTWQVMENIDDLSGQIQDGIDELRNWLLNSPFHVTDKQINEIAKNLREAVGANTDQITSAGLEGVTVVVEALTGILLSVFCTLFLLYDGKRIWEWTLKLVPVAARPGVAGAGPAAWRTLTGYVRGTVIVALIDAIFIGLGIYFLDVPMAVPLAVFVFLFAFIPLVGAVVSGALAVVVALVTQGVFTAVMTLVVVLAVQQIEGHILQPFILGRAVRVHPLAVVLSVAAGAMVAGIGGAVVAVPLVAVTNTVAGYLRSYSQKSALRHSVRPRGATAVSAEPGPGAQSQ; encoded by the coding sequence ATGTCGCGAGTGCCAGGGTGGCTCGGCCGGGTCGGTGCCGGGCTGACCGAGATCAGCGAGCGGTACAACGAACGCCGCGCCGAGGCCGAACGGGAGCAGGACGACCCCGACCCCGGGACGCTCGCCGACGACCACGTGCCGGCGCCCCCGGACTACGCCCCCGATGTCGCCGCCCGCCCCGATCCCGCGCTGGCCGTGCCGTGGGGGGTACGGGTCGCGGCCGAGGCCGGCTGGCGGCTCCTCGTCCTCGCGGGCACGCTCTGGGTGTTGATGCGGGTCATCAGCGCCGTCCAGCTCGTGGTGCTCTCGTTCGTCATCGCGCTGCTCATCACGGCGATCCTGCAGCCGACGGTGGCCCGGCTGCGACGCCACGGCGTGCCGCGCGGGCCGGCGACCGCGCTGACGGCGATGTTCGGCTTCATCGTCATCGGTCTCATCGGCTGGTTCGTGACCTGGCAGGTCATGGAGAACATCGACGACCTCTCGGGCCAGATCCAGGACGGCATCGACGAGTTGCGGAACTGGCTGCTGAACAGCCCCTTCCACGTCACGGACAAGCAGATCAACGAGATCGCCAAGAACCTGCGCGAGGCGGTCGGGGCGAACACCGACCAGATCACCTCGGCGGGCCTGGAAGGCGTGACCGTCGTCGTCGAGGCGCTCACCGGGATCCTGCTGTCGGTCTTCTGTACCCTGTTCCTGCTCTACGACGGCAAGCGGATCTGGGAGTGGACGCTGAAGCTGGTGCCCGTGGCGGCGCGGCCGGGAGTGGCCGGGGCCGGTCCGGCGGCGTGGCGGACGCTGACCGGGTACGTGCGGGGCACGGTGATCGTGGCGCTGATCGACGCGATCTTCATCGGCCTCGGCATCTACTTCCTCGATGTGCCGATGGCCGTGCCGCTGGCGGTGTTCGTCTTCCTGTTCGCGTTCATCCCGCTGGTGGGTGCGGTGGTGTCCGGGGCGCTGGCGGTGGTCGTCGCGCTGGTCACCCAGGGGGTGTTCACGGCCGTCATGACGCTGGTGGTGGTGCTCGCGGTGCAGCAGATCGAGGGGCACATCCTGCAGCCGTTCATCCTGGGGCGCGCCGTCCGGGTCCATCCGCTGGCGGTGGTGCTGTCGGTCGCGGCGGGCGCGATGGTGGCCGGGATCGGTGGTGCGGTGGTCGCCGTCCCGCTGGTGGCGGTGACGAACACGGTCGCCGGGTATCTGCGGTCGTACTCGCAGAAGTCGGCGCTGCGGCATTCGGTGCGGCCGCGCGGGGCCACGGCGGTGAGTGCGGAGCCCGGCCCGGGGGCGCAGTCCCAGTAG
- a CDS encoding alkyl hydroperoxide reductase codes for MSLDALKSAIPDYAKDLKLNLGSVIGNSDLPAQQLWGTVLSTAIASRSPIVLRELEPEAKANLSPEAYTAAKAAAAVMAMNNVFYRTRHLLSDHEYGTLRAGLRMNVIGNPGVDKVDFELWSFAVSAINGCGMCLDSHEQVLRKAGLDREVVQEAFKIASVIQAVGVTLDAEAVLAE; via the coding sequence ATGTCGCTGGATGCCCTGAAGTCCGCCATACCGGACTACGCCAAGGACCTGAAGCTCAACCTGGGCTCGGTCATCGGCAACTCCGACCTGCCGGCCCAGCAGCTGTGGGGCACGGTGCTGTCGACGGCCATCGCCTCGCGCTCCCCGATCGTGCTGCGCGAGCTGGAGCCGGAGGCGAAGGCGAACCTGTCGCCGGAGGCGTACACGGCCGCCAAGGCCGCCGCCGCGGTGATGGCGATGAACAACGTCTTCTACCGCACCCGTCACCTGCTGTCGGACCACGAGTACGGCACCCTGCGCGCCGGTCTGCGGATGAACGTCATCGGCAACCCGGGCGTCGACAAGGTCGACTTCGAGCTGTGGTCCTTCGCCGTCTCGGCCATCAACGGCTGCGGCATGTGCCTGGACTCGCACGAGCAGGTCCTGCGCAAGGCGGGCCTCGACCGCGAGGTCGTCCAGGAGGCGTTCAAGATCGCCTCCGTGATCCAGGCGGTCGGCGTCACGCTGGACGCCGAGGCGGTCCTGGCCGAGTAA
- a CDS encoding peroxiredoxin, which yields MLTVGDKFPEFDLTACVSLEKGKEFQQIDHKTYEGQWKVIFAWPKDFTFVCPTEIAAFGKLNEEFADRDAQVLGFSGDSEFVHHAWRKDHDDLRDLPFPMMADSKHELMRDLGIEGEDGFAKRAVFIVDQNNEIQFSMVTAGSVGRNPKEVLRVLDALQTDELCPCNWSKGDETLDPVALLSGE from the coding sequence GTGCTCACCGTCGGTGACAAGTTCCCCGAGTTCGACCTGACCGCCTGCGTCTCGCTGGAGAAGGGCAAGGAGTTCCAGCAGATCGACCACAAGACCTACGAGGGTCAGTGGAAGGTCATCTTCGCGTGGCCCAAGGACTTCACCTTCGTGTGCCCGACCGAGATCGCCGCCTTCGGCAAGCTGAACGAGGAGTTCGCGGACCGCGACGCGCAGGTCCTCGGCTTCTCCGGCGACTCCGAGTTCGTCCACCACGCCTGGCGCAAGGACCACGACGACCTGCGCGACCTGCCGTTCCCGATGATGGCCGACTCCAAGCACGAGCTGATGCGCGACCTCGGCATCGAGGGCGAGGACGGCTTCGCCAAGCGCGCGGTGTTCATCGTGGACCAGAACAACGAGATCCAGTTCTCGATGGTGACCGCGGGCTCGGTCGGCCGTAACCCGAAGGAGGTCCTCCGGGTCCTGGACGCGCTCCAGACGGACGAACTGTGCCCCTGCAACTGGTCGAAGGGCGACGAGACCCTCGACCCGGTCGCGCTGCTCTCCGGGGAGTGA
- a CDS encoding LysR substrate-binding domain-containing protein, with product MTVGNKRRQPSLAQLRAFAAVADHLHFRDAAAAIGMSQPALSGAVSALEETLGVTLLERTTRKVLLSPEGERIAVRAKAVLGEVGALMEEAEAVRAPFTGVLRLGVIPTVAPYLLPTVLRLVHERYPHLDLQVHEEQTASLLDGLAGGRLDLLLLAVPLGVPGVTELPLFDEDFVLVTPLDHWLGGREGIPRQALRELNLLLLDEGHCLRDQALDICREAGRDDVPVTTTAAGLSTLVQLVAGGLGVTLLPRTALKVETSRSNQLLTGYFADPAPTRRIALAMRAGAARGGEYEELAAALRQALRPLPVRVVDRDA from the coding sequence GTGACTGTCGGTAATAAGCGCAGGCAGCCCAGCCTGGCCCAGCTCCGGGCCTTCGCGGCGGTGGCCGATCACCTCCATTTCCGGGACGCGGCAGCCGCGATCGGCATGAGCCAGCCCGCCCTCTCGGGCGCCGTGTCGGCCCTGGAGGAGACACTCGGAGTGACGCTCCTCGAGCGTACGACGCGCAAGGTGCTGCTCTCACCCGAGGGCGAGCGGATCGCCGTACGCGCCAAGGCGGTTCTGGGGGAGGTGGGAGCGCTCATGGAGGAAGCCGAGGCGGTCCGGGCGCCCTTCACCGGGGTGCTGCGGCTCGGGGTGATCCCGACGGTGGCGCCCTATCTGCTGCCGACGGTCCTGCGACTCGTCCACGAGCGGTACCCGCACCTCGACCTCCAGGTGCACGAGGAGCAGACCGCCAGCCTCCTCGACGGCCTGGCCGGCGGCCGGCTCGACCTGCTGCTGCTCGCCGTGCCCCTGGGGGTGCCGGGCGTGACCGAACTGCCTTTGTTCGACGAGGACTTCGTACTCGTCACGCCGCTCGACCACTGGCTCGGCGGCCGGGAGGGCATCCCGCGCCAGGCACTGCGCGAGCTGAACCTGCTCCTGCTGGACGAGGGCCACTGCCTGCGCGACCAGGCCCTCGACATCTGCCGGGAGGCCGGCCGCGACGACGTGCCGGTCACCACGACCGCCGCGGGGCTGTCCACGCTGGTGCAGCTCGTCGCGGGCGGGCTCGGCGTCACCCTGCTGCCGCGCACCGCCCTCAAGGTCGAGACGTCCCGCAGCAACCAGCTCCTCACCGGGTACTTCGCCGACCCGGCCCCCACCCGCCGGATCGCGCTGGCGATGCGGGCGGGGGCCGCACGCGGCGGGGAGTACGAGGAGCTGGCGGCCGCCCTGCGCCAGGCGCTGCGGCCGCTGCCCGTACGGGTCGTCGATCGCGACGCCTGA